A stretch of Balnearium lithotrophicum DNA encodes these proteins:
- a CDS encoding gamma carbonic anhydrase family protein produces the protein MVKPYKGIYPKIGERVFIAENATVIGDVEIGNDSSIWFGTILRGDVNYIRVGECTSIQDGTVVHVTNQTHPTVIGSYVTVGHSVKLHGCTVEDNCLIGIGAIILDGAVIGENSIVAAGTLVPPNKKFPPNSLIMGFPASVKRELTEEEIEGLRKHALRYVKYKNQYLKEGIY, from the coding sequence ATGGTTAAGCCGTACAAGGGTATCTACCCAAAAATTGGAGAGAGGGTATTTATAGCTGAAAATGCAACGGTTATAGGGGATGTTGAGATTGGTAACGATAGCTCTATCTGGTTTGGAACAATTTTGAGGGGAGATGTTAACTACATAAGAGTCGGTGAGTGTACGTCCATTCAGGACGGAACTGTTGTTCACGTTACAAATCAGACCCACCCGACGGTAATTGGAAGTTACGTTACCGTAGGACACTCTGTTAAGCTCCACGGATGTACAGTTGAGGACAACTGCTTAATTGGAATAGGAGCAATCATTTTGGACGGTGCAGTAATTGGGGAGAACTCAATAGTTGCTGCCGGAACGTTGGTTCCACCTAACAAAAAGTTTCCTCCTAATAGTTTAATAATGGGATTTCCGGCTTCTGTTAAAAGGGAACTAACAGAGGAGGAAATTGAGGGGCTGAGGAAACACGCCTTAAGGTACGTAAAGTACAAGAACCAGTATTTAAAAGAAGGAATATATTAA